GGATAATCTTTCATACGTCAATGCCACTGCTACACTTTTTATTTTCATAATTAGCATAGTTGTCATTATGACTATTACGCTGATCTTTAATAAAGACAACATAAATACCCAAAAGAAATAATAAACACATGGATATAAAAATTGAAAAAAATGCGTATACAAACTTACGCATAAAGTTAATTATTATAGGTGTATCGCTTATACTGATTGCCTGTTGTTTTTACATTTACTCTTTATTCACAAGCCAAAATACGTTATTAGTTGCGCGGGAAAACACTATTTTCATTACGGTTAAGCCTGAGGAATTTCAGGACGTATTAATTACACGTGCCATTACGGTACCGAAGGAAAGCACGATTATATCAAGTGAACGTGGGGGAAAAGTCATTGAAATTGCCAAAAAAGCCTTTGAAGCGGTTAACAAAGGTGATGTTATCGTTCGTTTATCCAATTATGATTTCATGTTAGAAACAACCTCCAGAATGGCAGATATCACCGAACAAATAAATAATCTGCGTAATATGAAAATGCAATTGGAACAAGATAATCGAGATACCAAACTCAACCTACAAGAAGCTCAACACCAGATCGAGGTTGTTAGCAAAAACCTTATCAGGCATCAAGTCCTCGATACAAAATCGATGATTGCAAAATCAGAGTTAGAAAACCAAAAAGATATACTGAAAAATTGGAAAACTAAGCGTGAGATATTACTAGAACATAATAACAAAAACCAAAAGTCACTTCCTAAGCAATTAAATAATATTAATGACTCTATTTTATTACTTGAACGAATGATGGGAATGATTGAAACGGGCATCGATCAATTAGTAATAACTGCGCCTATTGACGGCTCTTTATCTGTTTTGGACATTGAGTTAGGCCAGCAAATAAAACCTGGTGAAAAAATAGCAGTCGTAGATAATTTCAATTCATATTATTTCAATGTCTTTTTGAGTGAATATTACTTAGATAAGATAAAACCACAAACTCGTGTTATTGCAAAAATAAATGGCCAAGATATTGGCCTGCTTATTGAATCGGTCTCCACAGTTATTGATAATGGCAAGTTTAAGGCAAAGCTGACACCGACTCAATTAAACAAATTCCCGCTAAAAAGAGGCCAATCTATTGAAATAGAAATCTCATTGCAAGATGAAAAAGAGAAGATATTATTAGTACCCAATGAAAGTATTACTTCAGATAAATATGGGGGTAACTACCTCTATATCTACCAACAAAAACATGATCATGCAATTAAAACTAAAGTAGAAATTAAACGCCGCAATGCAGAAAAGACAGAAATAACAGCAGGACTAAATTCAGGTCAACGTATTATCATCCCTTCATATTCAAACAGTAACGAATATAATATAATTGAGTTTAAATAATATGCTAAACATACAAAATGCAGAAAAGTGTTTCATAACAAAAACGATTAAAACCCGGGTATTTCATCACCTGAACCTCGCTGTGGAACAAGGTGAATTCGTATCAATTATGGGTCCATCAGGATCGGGGAAATCGACTCTGCTCAACATTATAGGCATGTTTGACTCACTTGATAGTGGCTCACTTACCTTAGCAGGAAAGGATGTCGTATCCCTAAGTTACTCACAACGAATTATAGTAAGGCGTGAGTTGATAGGTTATATTTTTCAATCATTTAATCTTATTCCACATTTATCAATATTCGATAATATTGAGTTACCACTGAAGTATCGCCATGTTGCAAAAAAAGAACGTATTGAACGCGTTAATCGGATTTTAAACCTTTTTGCTATCGAGAATCGTAGAGATCATAAACCAATGCAATTATCGGGTGGTCAGCAACAACGAGTCGCTATTGCCCGTGCCATGGTATCCAATCCAACATTATTGCTAGCTGATGAACCAACCGGTAATTTGGACAGTAAAAACACCCGAAATGTACTTGAACAATTAAGCAGAATAAATCAGACCGGAACAACCATAATAATGGTTACACACTCAGATGAAGCCGCCACATATGGTAATAGAATAATAACCATGAGAGATGGTAAATTAACTTGAAAATAGGAGCGCAACATGCGTGATATAATACCCATCGTAAACATAGATAGCGTTAATATTAGAGACATAAATATTAGAAAACTGGAGGAATTAACCTCGTGTGAATATAAAGCATTATCAGCCTATCTCATCGGGAAGATTCCTGCTAGCCAATTATTGGATGGTGATGAGTTAACTCTATTTAATAAAGAGTTAACTCATCATATGGAGGTAAAAGCAATAAATGCAGATAAACTCGTGATTGTCCTGAAGGCCACACGATTATGCAACCTTCGTTGTACCTATTGTCACTCCTGGGCTGAAGGCCCTAACCAAAGCATTTCATTCGATATACTAATACGTGCGATACATAAAATCCTCTCAATTCCGAATGTAAATAGATTCGAATTTGTATGGCATGGTGGAGAAGTGACATTACTTAAGCCACTGTTTTTCAAAAAACTTATCTGGTTACAGCAGCAATTTAAACGCCCTGAGCAATATATCACCAATGCAATGCAGTCAAATATAGTGAATCTTTCTGAGGAGTGGTTAACGTTTATCAAAGGCATAGGAATGAACGTTGGGATCAGTCTTGATGGTGTACCTGCGGTTAATGATAAGCGGCGAGTGGACTACCGAGGGAAGGGAACATCTGAACGGGTAGCCATAGGAATAAAAAAACTACAGCATTACAATATACTATATGGTGCACTTATCGTTGTCGACCGGGAAGTATATCAAACAGACATGAGAGAGATGTTGGATTACTTTATTTCAATAGATTTAACTGGCATTGAATTCCTTAATATTGTTCCAGACAATCGTCTGGTTGCGGGTGAATATATTGGGAATGACTTTATCAGTTATGCTGAGTTCATCAAATTTCTATCAGATTTATTTATTATTTGGATAAAAGATTATCGTGAAAAAATACATATTACTATTTTCGAGGATTTTATCAAAGCCTTAAAATATCCTGATGAAAAACTCTCTGCCTGTTATTGGTCTGGCAATTGCTCACAAGAAATCATTACTTTAGAACCTAATGGTGATATCTCTCCCTGTGACAAATATAGAGGTGATGCCAATAGTATTTATGGTTCGATACTGAATATTGAGTTAGCCGACCTGCTTGCTAACTCATCACATAATCAGCAGGCGGTAATCGAAGAAATAGAGGCAACTAAAAAAATGCACCACTGTAAGTGGTTTCCTATCTGTCATGGCGGTTGCCCCCATGACCGGGTTATTAATCGCAGACATACCAAGGGATATAATGATACATGCTGCGGTACCGGGAAATTATTAGCTACCATTGAGGATTATTTAGCAACCACAGGCTGAAGCCACATTGGTACATGGCTTCAGCAATTAATGTAGGTTTCGCACTATAACTCAACCTCTTGCCCTTTGCGGTGCAAGCGCAATGAAACCAAGAAAGTGACGAAACACATTGCTGAAACATACCAGAAGAAGCTGTTTTCCATGTCAAAAGACTTGAGAGATAGCGCCACATATTCGGCACTACCGCCAAACATGGCATTTGCAACTGCATAAGACAGGCCGACACCCAGTGCCCTCACTTCCGGTGGGAACATCTCTGCTTTTAGTAATCCGCCAATAGAGGTATAAAAACTCACAATAATCAGGGCGGTAACAATCAGCATAAACGCAATATATGGACTGGTTACCCCTTTAAGGGCGTGCAGAATAGGTACTGTTAATAACATTGATAATAGGCCAAACGTTAACATAGATGTACGCCGGCTAATACGATCGGATAATGCACCAAATAAGGGCTGCACTAGCATAAAAATAAATAATGCAGCCGTCATTACCAAACTGGCGGTTTTTACATCCATTCCGGCGGTATTGACTAAATACTTTTGCATATAAGTGGTGTAGGTATAAAAAGAAAGAGAGCCACCCGCCGTGAAGCCTAGCACCATAATAAATGCGCGGCGGTTCTTCCAGAGCCCTTTCAAACTCCCCGCATCTTTCTTATTACGGGTCTTTTCATCCGAGGTTTCATTCAGTGAACGGCGTAAGTAAAGAGCGACCACTGCCAACAGTGCCCCCAGAACAAAAGGAATACGCCAGCCCCAACTGTGCAATACCTCTGATGAAAGAGTTTGTTGTAACAAAACCAGTACCAATAATGCCAACAATTGGCCACCAATTAATGTGACATATTGGAACGAAGCATAAAACCCTTTGCGCCCTTTCACTGCGACTTCACTCATATAGGTGGCACTGGTGCCATATTCGCCACCAACAGATAACCCCTGGAATAAACGGGCGACTAAGAGCAAGACCGGCGCCAGGCTACCAATTGACGCATAGGTTGGCAGGCAAGCAATCATCAACGAACCGGCGCACATCATATAGACCGAAATCAACATGGATAACTTGCGACCATGTTTGTCAGCAATATAACCGAACAGCCAGCCACCAATCGGGCGCATCAAAAAGCCAGCAGCAAAAACACCGGCAGTCTGCACTAATTGGGTGGTTGGATTATCACTGGGGAAAAAAAGCGGGGCAAAATAGAGTGCGCAGAAAGAATAAATATAGAAATCAAACCATTCAACCAAATTCCCGGAAGAGGCCCCGACGATGGCTCGTATTCGTTGCCGAGTATCCGCCTTCTCTGTCAGACGTGCTGATGCCCCCTTCCCCTCTGCCACAGTAGTGTCTAATGAATTTGTTTCAACCATATTGATGCGTCTGCCATATTGTTAAACGTCCATGCCACCATAAGCTCAGAACTGAGAAAGCACAGACACTGAACTCTCATTTTATATTGTTAGATTGTTATATATTGGTAACATTATCGTTTCAATGAGAGTTATCGTGCGGAGAGCAGTTTAGGAAAAACCTCAAATTCTCTTGTGATCTCAAGCACATAAATATGTTAAGTCGACTGTTTAATAAAGGTTTTCTTGTGAGCGGGGCTACAGAAAACAAATGGGATCAATCGGTAACGAAAGTGACGATCAATGGTCAGCACCAGGATTTCGCTGACCATGTGCTCGCCTCCCCTTGTCGTCTAGAAAGCAGAGCCTGGCTGTAAAAGAAAAGCCTGTTCCTCTGCGCTGGAGACTCGCCCAAGGATATGATTGCGATGTGGGTAACGGCCAAAGCGATCGATAATCGCTTTATGGCGTAACTCATAATCAAGCTGATTGTCATCATCCAATGCAGTAAAGAGCTCTAATGCTTGTTTATGAATAAGCGCCGATTCGGAATGCATAAAAGGAAGATAAAGAAAACCGCGTTGAATATCAGATAGTTGTTCCGCCTGACCACTGTTGATCGCTTCTTGCGCCAGGACCAGCGCCATACCATCGCAAGAAAATGACGCGGGTAAATCACGGAACAGATTTCTACTGAACTGATCCAGTATCAATATTTCCGCCAAACGCCCTTCTATTTTAGACCGCCAGTGAGCCAATTCCCCTTTAGACGCAGCTTGCCAAACAGGGCCAAACCGCTTGCGTAACAGAGCATCAAAATCTTCATTCTTTTTGAACCACAATACCGGGTCAATCTCACTAAACCAGAATTCCAGAATCTTTTGATACTCCATGTCACACCCCTGTGTTGCCTGCCGAAGGTTTATACCCATGAAAATAATAGCACTGATCAAGCTAGCATCAGTCTATCGTCTCTTTGCGCCGCCATCCATTCACCCACCTGACAATCTCTGCCATAATGGTTCCATTATTTGATGGTAGCTCAGCACCCATAATTACCTCTAGCTAACGGTGCACACTGACCACGGAGTCCAGCATGGATCACAGTAATACCTCGGATTTACTCTCTCTCGAACAAGCTCTGACTAAAATGCTGTCGCAGGTTACACCATTGCAAGCAACAGAAACCGTCGCATTAACCGAAGCGGCGGGCCGAATCACCGCCAGTGCAATTACATCACCGATTGCTGTCCCCCCTTTCGCCAACTCCGCGATGGACGGATATGCCGTGCGTTGTAATGAGCTTAGCAGCACATTACCGCTGCCGGTGGCCGGTAAGGCTTTTGCCGGTGCACCGTTTAAAGGTGAGTGGCCAGCCAATACTTGCGTGCGAATCATGACCGGTGCCCCTATTCCTGAAGGAGCCGATGCCGTCATCATGCAAGAACAGGCCGTGGCTAGCGAACAAGGTGTCATATTCAATAGCCATGTGCAGGTTGGGCAAAATATCCGCTTGCCGGGTGAAGATATCCAACAGGGTGCTGCCGTTTTCCCCGCAGGGGTAAAATTAGGCGCGGCGCAATTGCCGCTACTCGCCTCATTAGGCATTGCAGAGATTGCCGTGTTTCGCACACTGAAAGTGGCTATTTTCTCCACCGGCGATGAATTGCAACCGGTCGGGCAGCCCTTAGGCGAAGGACAGATTTACGATACCAACCGCTTCGCGGTACGGTTGATGCTGCAACAGTTAGGCTGCCAGATAGTTGACCTTGGCGTGATCCGTGACGATCAACACGCATTGCGCAAAGCATTTGAACAAGCCGATGCCGCCGCTGACCTTGTTATCAGCAGTGGGGGTGTCTCGGTGGGTGAAGCGGATTACACCAAACAGATGCTGGAAGAGTTAGGCGATATCGGTTTCTGGAAGTTGGCGATAAAACCCGGCAAACCGTTTGCTTTCGGCAAATTGGATAACGCCTGGTTCTGCGGCTTACCGGGTAATCCGGTCTCGGCTGCGCTAACATTCTATCAGTTGGTACAACCCCTTATTGCTAAACTCTCCGGCCATGCGGGGTGGCGTCCACCACTGCGCCTCAACGCGGTCGCGGCGACAAAATTGAAGAAATCCCCTGGCCGTTTAGATTTTCAACGCGGTATTTTCTCCACCAATGCTAACGGTGAATTGGAAGTACGTACTACCGGCCATCAGGGGTCTCACGTATTCAGTTCATTCAGCCAAGGTAACTGCTTTATTGTGCTGGAACGCGAGCGCGGCTCAGTCTCGGTCGGTGAAACAGTTGAAATCGAACTGTTTAACGGGCTATTGGGGCAATAAATTGTATATGGTGAAGAGGCTGACATGTTGCCAGAACTGACCGATGCCCAGGCCCTGCGTTATAACCGGCAAATCGTCCTGCGCGGTTTTGATTTTGACGGTCAGGAAAAACTGAATGCCGCTAAGGTGTTAATCGTTGGATTGGGGGGGCTGGGGTGCGCAGCCGCACAATATCTGGCAGCAGCAGGGGTGGGCCACCTTACCCTGCTGGATTTTGATACGGTTTCGCTTTCTAACCTGCAACGGCAGGTTTTGCATCGCGATAATCGTATCGGAATGTCAAAAGTGGCCTCTGCAGCACTGACGCTGTCTGAAATGAACCCCCATTTGGCACTGAAATCCATTGATGGTCAGTTAAATGACCAACAACTCGCGGCAACCATTGCTGAACATCAGTTGGTGTTGGATTGTACCGATAATGTCACCAGCCGCGAGCAACTCAATCGCCTGTGTCATGCACAACATAAACCACTGGTTTCAGGTGCAGCAATTCGCATGGAGGGGCAAATAAGTGTCTTCACTTATCAGCCAAACCAACCCTGCTATCGCTGCCTCAGTCGGTTATTCGGTGACAATGCACTGACCTGTGTTGAAGCTGGGGTAATGTCACCCTTGGTGGGTATCATTGGTAATTTACAAGCGATGGAAGCCATAAAACTGTTGGCTGATTATGGTCAGGTGATATCTGGGCGCATATTGATGTATGACGCCGCAACGGCAGAGTTTCGGACCATGAAGCTAGCCAAAGATGTCCATTGTGAAGTCTGTGGCAAAGATTAGCCGCCTATTTAGCGCAAAAAAAAAGCTGATGCAATGCATCAGCTCTCTTATCAACACACAATCAACTAATCAGGACTGAATACCCTGGCTACGCAGATAGTCTTCGTAGTTACCGGTAAAGTCGATCAGCTTGCCTGGTGTCATTTCAATCACTCGGGTTGCCAAAGAACTGACGAACTCACGGTCATGGGAAACGAAGATTAGCGTGCCTTCGTACATTTCCAATGCCATGTTCAGCGCTTCAATCGATTCCATATCCAAATGGTTGGTTGGCTCATCCATTACCATGATGTTAGGGCGCTGCATCATCAGCTTACCAAACAACATCCGCCCTTTCTCACCACCAGACAAGACCTGTACTTTCTTCTTGATATCGTCCTGGCTAAACAGCAAACGACCCAGCACACTGCGCACAGCCTGCTCGTCGTCTTTTTCCTGTTTCCACTGACTCATCCAGTCAAATACCGTCAAATCGATTTCAAAGTCGCTGGCGTGATCCTGCGCATAGTAACCGATCTTACTGTTTTCAGACCATTTCACGGTACCAGAATCCGGCTCATAATCCCCAACCAAGGTTTTCAGCAAAGTAGATTTACCGATACCGTTTGGCCCAAGGATAGCCACTTTTTCACCCACTTCCAGGCGCAAATCCAGTTTTTTAAACAGCGGACCGTCATCAAAACCTTTGGTCAACAGTTCAACTTCCAGCGCATTACGGAACAGCTTTTTATCCTGATCAAAGCGGATAAACGGGTTCTGGCGGCTAGACGCTTTCACTTCATCAAGTTGAATTTTATCAATCTGACGAGCACGAGACGTCGCCTGTTTGGATTTAGAGGCGTTGGCACTAAAGCGGCTAACGAAAGATTGCAGCTCAGAAATCTGGGCCTTTTTCTTGGCGTTATCTGACAGCAGACGATCGCGAGCTTGTGTCGCCGCCGTCATGTATTCGTCATAGTTACCCGGATAAACACGCAGTTCGCCATAATCCAGATCCGCCATGTGGGTACACACCATGTTCAGGAAGTGACGGTCATGGGAAATAATGATCATGGTGCTACTACGTTCGTTCAGCACTTGCTCCAACCAGCGGATAGTATCGATATCCAAGTTGTTGGTCGGTTCGTCGAGTAATAAAATTTCCGGGTCTGAGAACAGGGCTTGCGCCAGCAATACACGCAATTTAAAGCCAGGAGCGATTTCGCTCATCAACCCATAATGTTGTTCAACCGGAATACCGACACCAAGCAGTAATTCACCGGCACGTGCTTCTGCGCTGTAACCATCCATTTCACCGTAGGCAACTTCCAGATCAGCCACTTTATAGCCGTCTGCTTCGCTCATTTCAGCCATAGCGTAGATGCGATCGCGCTCTTCTTTTACTTCCCACAGTTCGCCGTGTCCCATAATAACGGTGTCCAGCACTGTGTTGTTTTCAAAGGCGAATTGGTCCTGACGTAACTTACCCAGACGCTCATTCGGGTCAAGGAATACGTTACCGCCGCTCGGCACTAAATCACCGCCAAGGATTTTCATGAAGGTGGATTTACCACAGCCATTAGCGCCGATCAGACCATAGCGATTACCGCCACCGAATTTTACTGAAATGTTTTCAAACAGCGGCTTGCTGCCGAATTGCATGGTGATATTGTTAGTACTTAGCACAGAGCTCGCTCTCGATTGGATTACTGAATAGGGATATTCAAGAATTATAGAAAATGTGATTCGGCGCGCATTATGCCACAAGATGGCAAGAGTATCGCCTCCAGTTTTGCACGAAATCTCAGCAAGCGCTTAAATCTGGCGCTAAGTGGCGATGGCAGTAAAAACTTGATGCCCCTAAAAGGGGCTATTAGCCCCTTAAATAAATAACCTAAACCCTGGCTTATTCGTGCTGTTACTCATCAAAACATTGCAATGCGCTGTATTTATCCAGCAGGAACGGTCGCAGATAGCCAACCGTGTTAGACATCGGTAGCACCTCTTCACTGAGATGGATATTCAGGATATCGCTGAGATAACTACGCCGTTTTTGTATTCTTTGCCAAACATCAGGATACTGTGCAGCCAGCGCATTACGTAAATGCTGATCAGCCAGTGCAATACACTCCTCAGCACTCACTCCGGCATAACCTTTTACCGAAGGAATGATATCGATTTGGAATATCATCCCACTGCGAATTCTCTCTTCAGAATCGCTATAAATGGGAGAGCACAACCATTCTTCATCAGCAACTAAATGGCCGGGGTTGAGCGACCAATGATATTGTGATTTAGGGAAAACCGTATCCACTAATGCGTACATCTCTTTACCTGGCATACCAATACGAATATTTTCCAGCCAAGCGACCACAGTGGTGTAATAAGGTAGCGCGACCTTAGCAAGATAGTCTCTTTCCGCGTGCGGCAGTTCACCTGCCTGATGCACCGCATAGCCGGTTCTACTGCTCAAACCGCCTTTAAAGCCGGTGGTCAATGATATTTTATCGCCGAGTTGTACCGCTTTATCACTGGGATATAAGTTAGCCTGTTCAAATCTGATGCCGGTCGCTGCAATCATCACAACGCTATTCGGTTGGCCTTCATCTGCCAGATAACTGCCAAGTTGCTTTTCTGTTATGCCGATATCAACCGCTGCTAATGCGTTAAGAATACAATTAGACGCCAAATTAGCGCCATATTCATAGTGTGCCAATTCATTAGCATTATTAGTCACTCTGGCAGCAATATCACTGCCAATAAATAGACTGGTAGCGTTGATAATCGTTGCTACGGGTGAAGCAGACTGCTTAATCGCATCAAAAATAAAATGCGGAATATCAAATAATTGGCTGTTATCATCCAACTTGCTGGTAAACAGTTTCCATCCCACAACCCCAATCTTTTTAGCCTGCTGAATCCTGGTTGCTGCCAATAATTCAGTAAGCGTTTTATTGTTGCCCATCGGTTGATTTGGCAATGAAAAATAGGGAACATGAATTGCGGTATTTTTCACTCTGGCA
The sequence above is drawn from the Yersinia intermedia genome and encodes:
- the darC gene encoding darobactin export ABC transporter periplasmic adaptor subunit; translation: MDIKIEKNAYTNLRIKLIIIGVSLILIACCFYIYSLFTSQNTLLVARENTIFITVKPEEFQDVLITRAITVPKESTIISSERGGKVIEIAKKAFEAVNKGDVIVRLSNYDFMLETTSRMADITEQINNLRNMKMQLEQDNRDTKLNLQEAQHQIEVVSKNLIRHQVLDTKSMIAKSELENQKDILKNWKTKREILLEHNNKNQKSLPKQLNNINDSILLLERMMGMIETGIDQLVITAPIDGSLSVLDIELGQQIKPGEKIAVVDNFNSYYFNVFLSEYYLDKIKPQTRVIAKINGQDIGLLIESVSTVIDNGKFKAKLTPTQLNKFPLKRGQSIEIEISLQDEKEKILLVPNESITSDKYGGNYLYIYQQKHDHAIKTKVEIKRRNAEKTEITAGLNSGQRIIIPSYSNSNEYNIIEFK
- the darD gene encoding darobactin export ABC transporter ATP-binding protein produces the protein MLNIQNAEKCFITKTIKTRVFHHLNLAVEQGEFVSIMGPSGSGKSTLLNIIGMFDSLDSGSLTLAGKDVVSLSYSQRIIVRRELIGYIFQSFNLIPHLSIFDNIELPLKYRHVAKKERIERVNRILNLFAIENRRDHKPMQLSGGQQQRVAIARAMVSNPTLLLADEPTGNLDSKNTRNVLEQLSRINQTGTTIIMVTHSDEAATYGNRIITMRDGKLT
- the darE gene encoding darobactin maturation radical SAM/SPASM protein DarE, coding for MRDIIPIVNIDSVNIRDINIRKLEELTSCEYKALSAYLIGKIPASQLLDGDELTLFNKELTHHMEVKAINADKLVIVLKATRLCNLRCTYCHSWAEGPNQSISFDILIRAIHKILSIPNVNRFEFVWHGGEVTLLKPLFFKKLIWLQQQFKRPEQYITNAMQSNIVNLSEEWLTFIKGIGMNVGISLDGVPAVNDKRRVDYRGKGTSERVAIGIKKLQHYNILYGALIVVDREVYQTDMREMLDYFISIDLTGIEFLNIVPDNRLVAGEYIGNDFISYAEFIKFLSDLFIIWIKDYREKIHITIFEDFIKALKYPDEKLSACYWSGNCSQEIITLEPNGDISPCDKYRGDANSIYGSILNIELADLLANSSHNQQAVIEEIEATKKMHHCKWFPICHGGCPHDRVINRRHTKGYNDTCCGTGKLLATIEDYLATTG
- a CDS encoding MFS family transporter, whose product is MVETNSLDTTVAEGKGASARLTEKADTRQRIRAIVGASSGNLVEWFDFYIYSFCALYFAPLFFPSDNPTTQLVQTAGVFAAGFLMRPIGGWLFGYIADKHGRKLSMLISVYMMCAGSLMIACLPTYASIGSLAPVLLLVARLFQGLSVGGEYGTSATYMSEVAVKGRKGFYASFQYVTLIGGQLLALLVLVLLQQTLSSEVLHSWGWRIPFVLGALLAVVALYLRRSLNETSDEKTRNKKDAGSLKGLWKNRRAFIMVLGFTAGGSLSFYTYTTYMQKYLVNTAGMDVKTASLVMTAALFIFMLVQPLFGALSDRISRRTSMLTFGLLSMLLTVPILHALKGVTSPYIAFMLIVTALIIVSFYTSIGGLLKAEMFPPEVRALGVGLSYAVANAMFGGSAEYVALSLKSFDMENSFFWYVSAMCFVTFLVSLRLHRKGQEVEL
- a CDS encoding DUF924 family protein; translated protein: MEYQKILEFWFSEIDPVLWFKKNEDFDALLRKRFGPVWQAASKGELAHWRSKIEGRLAEILILDQFSRNLFRDLPASFSCDGMALVLAQEAINSGQAEQLSDIQRGFLYLPFMHSESALIHKQALELFTALDDDNQLDYELRHKAIIDRFGRYPHRNHILGRVSSAEEQAFLLQPGSAF
- the moeA gene encoding molybdopterin molybdotransferase MoeA → MDHSNTSDLLSLEQALTKMLSQVTPLQATETVALTEAAGRITASAITSPIAVPPFANSAMDGYAVRCNELSSTLPLPVAGKAFAGAPFKGEWPANTCVRIMTGAPIPEGADAVIMQEQAVASEQGVIFNSHVQVGQNIRLPGEDIQQGAAVFPAGVKLGAAQLPLLASLGIAEIAVFRTLKVAIFSTGDELQPVGQPLGEGQIYDTNRFAVRLMLQQLGCQIVDLGVIRDDQHALRKAFEQADAAADLVISSGGVSVGEADYTKQMLEELGDIGFWKLAIKPGKPFAFGKLDNAWFCGLPGNPVSAALTFYQLVQPLIAKLSGHAGWRPPLRLNAVAATKLKKSPGRLDFQRGIFSTNANGELEVRTTGHQGSHVFSSFSQGNCFIVLERERGSVSVGETVEIELFNGLLGQ
- the moeB gene encoding molybdopterin-synthase adenylyltransferase MoeB, yielding MLPELTDAQALRYNRQIVLRGFDFDGQEKLNAAKVLIVGLGGLGCAAAQYLAAAGVGHLTLLDFDTVSLSNLQRQVLHRDNRIGMSKVASAALTLSEMNPHLALKSIDGQLNDQQLAATIAEHQLVLDCTDNVTSREQLNRLCHAQHKPLVSGAAIRMEGQISVFTYQPNQPCYRCLSRLFGDNALTCVEAGVMSPLVGIIGNLQAMEAIKLLADYGQVISGRILMYDAATAEFRTMKLAKDVHCEVCGKD
- a CDS encoding ABC-F family ATPase → MLSTNNITMQFGSKPLFENISVKFGGGNRYGLIGANGCGKSTFMKILGGDLVPSGGNVFLDPNERLGKLRQDQFAFENNTVLDTVIMGHGELWEVKEERDRIYAMAEMSEADGYKVADLEVAYGEMDGYSAEARAGELLLGVGIPVEQHYGLMSEIAPGFKLRVLLAQALFSDPEILLLDEPTNNLDIDTIRWLEQVLNERSSTMIIISHDRHFLNMVCTHMADLDYGELRVYPGNYDEYMTAATQARDRLLSDNAKKKAQISELQSFVSRFSANASKSKQATSRARQIDKIQLDEVKASSRQNPFIRFDQDKKLFRNALEVELLTKGFDDGPLFKKLDLRLEVGEKVAILGPNGIGKSTLLKTLVGDYEPDSGTVKWSENSKIGYYAQDHASDFEIDLTVFDWMSQWKQEKDDEQAVRSVLGRLLFSQDDIKKKVQVLSGGEKGRMLFGKLMMQRPNIMVMDEPTNHLDMESIEALNMALEMYEGTLIFVSHDREFVSSLATRVIEMTPGKLIDFTGNYEDYLRSQGIQS
- a CDS encoding M24 family metallopeptidase, with protein sequence MNKMIINRQAKLNAIDTPPRFDAVTKVAINDETIEYRQAKVIRNMRRADIDYLLVYADKEHGGNFEYLAGFIPRFEEAAMVLHVSGEVYLLLGNENLKLSHHARVKNTAIHVPYFSLPNQPMGNNKTLTELLAATRIQQAKKIGVVGWKLFTSKLDDNSQLFDIPHFIFDAIKQSASPVATIINATSLFIGSDIAARVTNNANELAHYEYGANLASNCILNALAAVDIGITEKQLGSYLADEGQPNSVVMIAATGIRFEQANLYPSDKAVQLGDKISLTTGFKGGLSSRTGYAVHQAGELPHAERDYLAKVALPYYTTVVAWLENIRIGMPGKEMYALVDTVFPKSQYHWSLNPGHLVADEEWLCSPIYSDSEERIRSGMIFQIDIIPSVKGYAGVSAEECIALADQHLRNALAAQYPDVWQRIQKRRSYLSDILNIHLSEEVLPMSNTVGYLRPFLLDKYSALQCFDE